The genomic stretch CAATATTTATCGTAAACACAATGCTCTGTGTTCTTATTTTATCCAGCACGGCGGAATAAGGATTTTCTGCATCGCGTACCTGGTTGTTGCCGATGCTCCTGCCGATTTTTATTTCGGGCGAAATTACACTAAACGGCATATAAATATTGAAACCTATACCGCCTTCGTAAGCCCAGTTATAGCTGCGGAAAAGCGGTGGCGGATTTTGTCCCAATTGTTTTGCTGCCGTGTATTCCGAAGCATTGGCAGATAAATTTCTGTCGTAGCGCAAGCCGCCGAACATATACACCCGGAAGTTGCGCATTCTGTCCGATTTCAATTTTAAATCTAAAGGAAAGCTCAACAGATTTGCCGGAAGTTTTATATTCTCAACAGGTTGTTTTCCCGGATTTGCCTGCAAGTATTCATCGGTAAAATAATAGCTTAAATATTTTGAACCACCCAAAACAAGTTTGGGCGCAAACCGCAAATCAAAGCGATTGGACAGACGCGCGGTTCCTGAAAAACCAAGTTCAATGCCATTGCTGCTATGTGGTTCAATGCGGTCGATATCATTTTGTTGAAGAAACGCGGGATGCCGCGTTGTAAGTAATGTGGAGCTGTTGTAACCAACGCTGATGCCAAAATAAAACGGCTGCATATCATGCTCCTGCCTGTTAAGGCTTTCCTGCGCTGTTGTCCTGTTTATAACTGTTACAAGATACAGTAACAGTATAATCCGTTTTATAAAATTCATTATCAGCTCTGTTGATTTGTTCACAATAATACATAAAACGTAAAAAGCGCCAATAAATTATCCTTCCGGCTGACCGCTAAGCCTGATTTTAGTATTTTGTGATAAGAGATATTTGTATAAGAACGATTGCGATTTTGTTACTCGTAAAAAGAGAACCCCCAAATAAAAGCGAATGAGCTGCGGGAATATTATCTAAAAAATATTTGCCTGCAATCGGCAAAGCCGTATCTTTGCAGCCCGTTTGAAAAAACGTGTTCTTTATTTATTGCGGATGTGGCGAAACTGGCAGACGCACCAGACTTAGGATCTGGCGGAGCAATCCATGTAGGTTCGATTCCTATCATCCGCACATTTTCTCCTTTTAATAAAAAGGAATTATTCATTAAAATAAAAATCTCCTTTAGGGATTTATGGCAACAATTACAAGAGAAAACATCGCACCGCTGAACGATAAATTAATCGTAAAAATCAGCAAAGAGGATTATCTTCCCGAGTTTGAAAAATCGTTAAAACAATACGCTAAAACTGCGAATATCCAAGGCTTTAGAAAAGGAATGGTTCCTGCCGGGTTAATTAAGAAAATGTACGGTCCCGGAATATTTAACGAACAGGTAATTAAAACTGTTG from Arachidicoccus sp. BS20 encodes the following:
- the porT gene encoding type IX secretion/gliding motility protein PorT/SprT; the protein is MNFIKRIILLLYLVTVINRTTAQESLNRQEHDMQPFYFGISVGYNSSTLLTTRHPAFLQQNDIDRIEPHSSNGIELGFSGTARLSNRFDLRFAPKLVLGGSKYLSYYFTDEYLQANPGKQPVENIKLPANLLSFPLDLKLKSDRMRNFRVYMFGGLRYDRNLSANASEYTAAKQLGQNPPPLFRSYNWAYEGGIGFNIYMPFSVISPEIKIGRSIGNNQVRDAENPYSAVLDKIRTQSIVFTINIEQ